From Glycine soja cultivar W05 chromosome 4, ASM419377v2, whole genome shotgun sequence, the proteins below share one genomic window:
- the LOC114408336 gene encoding uncharacterized protein LOC114408336 — MKFAQLIKNKYLLQADKCSKFFHALIKRNRHSRFIAVIRLEDGHNTSSQDKIALAFVNHFRNLFSAHELTQTPSISICNRGPKVPTDCFAVLLCPTSKQEVWNVISVMDNNKVPGPDGFNVLFFKKAWNIIGDDIFAVVNEFFTTGKILK; from the coding sequence ATGAAATTTGCTCAACTcatcaaaaacaaatatctCCTGCAGGCTGATAAATGCTCCAAATTCTTTCATGCTTTAATCAAGCGCAACAGACACAGCCGATTTATTGCTGTCATAAGGCTAGAGGATGGGCATAACACTTCCTCCCAAGATAAAATTGCCCTTGCTTTTGTGAATCACTTTAGGAATTTGTTTAGTGCTCATGAGCTGACCCAAACTCCTTCCATTTCGATATGCAACAGGGGTCCTAAGGTTCCCACCGATTGCTTTGCGGTTTTACTTTGTCCTACTTCTAAACAAGAGGTTTGGAACGTTATTTCTGTGATGGATAACAATAAAGTTCCTGGGCCAGATGGTTTCAATGttttattcttcaagaaggcttGGAATATCATTGGTGATGATATCTTTGCAGTGGTTAATGAATTCTTTACAACTGGAAAAATTCTAAAGTAG